A single Paenibacillus sp. FSL R5-0517 DNA region contains:
- a CDS encoding WecB/TagA/CpsF family glycosyltransferase, giving the protein MSQTGSIPTVSIYGIPFSKLTMKETVKVLQEAVLSKQPHQVITANPIMVMAALENPAIMEVMQSAELIVPDGTGVVWAANYCGDPVAERVPGFELLHELLRVGENYRWGVYLLGSTPEVIQETAVRLQQQYPAIRIVGYRDGYFGPAEDEQVIASIREASPDLLFVARGADTQEPWIHKHKDALQVPVTMGVGGSFDVISGKTKRAPMLFQKLRLEWFYRLLREPSRAGRMLALPKFAVKVMRDKENVTKAR; this is encoded by the coding sequence ATGAGTCAGACCGGATCCATACCTACCGTTTCGATCTACGGCATTCCTTTTTCCAAACTGACGATGAAAGAAACGGTAAAGGTTCTCCAGGAAGCTGTGCTGTCCAAGCAACCACATCAAGTCATTACAGCCAACCCGATTATGGTTATGGCTGCACTGGAAAATCCCGCAATCATGGAAGTCATGCAATCTGCGGAATTAATTGTTCCTGATGGAACAGGGGTTGTATGGGCGGCGAACTATTGTGGAGATCCAGTAGCTGAGCGAGTGCCGGGATTCGAGCTTTTACATGAATTGCTGCGTGTTGGAGAAAACTATCGATGGGGTGTATATTTACTCGGTTCCACCCCTGAGGTGATTCAAGAAACGGCAGTTCGGTTACAACAGCAATATCCGGCGATTCGTATTGTGGGTTATCGCGACGGTTATTTTGGTCCGGCTGAGGATGAACAGGTTATTGCTTCTATTAGGGAAGCTTCACCTGATCTGTTGTTTGTAGCACGTGGGGCCGATACACAGGAACCTTGGATTCACAAACACAAAGATGCACTGCAGGTTCCCGTAACCATGGGCGTTGGCGGCAGCTTTGATGTGATTTCGGGTAAAACCAAACGTGCGCCTATGCTGTTCCAAAAGTTAAGACTGGAGTGGTTCTATCGCTTATTGCGTGAACCAAGCCGGGCTGGCCGGATGCTTGCGCTTCCGAAATTCGCTGTTAAGGTGATGCGTGACAAAGAAAACGTGACAAAAGCCCGTTAA
- a CDS encoding DUF5693 family protein, translating to MRQKWLYWNNASRKWLWLVVIIGLVASIPVISDRVQTESSAKKVELVFNYRGLLDISAYQAHPQDFMNEQLTRLKDAGVTTMAVFESTLDELRKTRRLMVYNGQDLANLTKDVIPSNANYTYVLFTSEENARTYTPIIEQTFADRQIPVQPWEYEGRSGLILQTPPENANMQPLQPDPVAVKMLRDKGFYILPRISDSVPYSQESMERLLTFFEENGVKRILFDGDAVKGYNDNAEMRSLDQFAQLLNKHNIGLAAIENLKKPQSGFQTLAYKTDYNVTRLYSLSDGDANLDVDTIADRFVLATKDRNIRMLYMNASPSRNTAKAMITDPIENLINSLGEPGHAIERMAKHGFELGQAEAFTVKDSSIQRYAKLVALVGAIAMIALMVSYFIPLLTLIAFVVALVGSAGLFLLKPTLLEQGIALLVAIAAPTIAMVLAVRTVNYQQQRQPDASAGRRLKQTVVLYVRTSIISFLAVPFVIALLNSITYSLVINQFRGVSLLHFAPMALVAIYIVFYRGSGSFSIKKIKEMLRMPINVLMVVLALVAAVVGYYYLSRTGNSGSVTPFEMFLRTTLEDTFGVRPRFKEFMLGHPLFIVGVFAALKYRKVIFVLIIAAIGQLSMVDTFAHIHTPAVLSLIRGVMGLGLGLIFGIIAVGVWQVAEGCWKKWSPLLKS from the coding sequence GTGCGTCAAAAATGGCTTTATTGGAATAACGCTTCTCGGAAGTGGTTGTGGCTCGTCGTTATTATCGGTCTGGTTGCGTCCATCCCTGTAATCAGTGATCGGGTGCAGACAGAATCTTCTGCCAAAAAGGTAGAGCTTGTTTTCAACTATCGGGGTCTGCTGGATATCTCTGCGTATCAGGCACATCCGCAAGATTTCATGAATGAACAATTGACTCGTCTAAAAGACGCAGGCGTAACAACGATGGCAGTGTTCGAAAGTACATTGGACGAGCTGAGAAAGACACGCCGACTGATGGTATACAACGGCCAGGATCTCGCCAACCTGACCAAAGATGTGATCCCTTCTAACGCAAATTACACGTATGTGTTATTTACATCAGAGGAAAACGCACGGACGTATACCCCTATTATTGAACAAACGTTCGCTGATCGGCAGATTCCGGTACAACCATGGGAATATGAAGGTCGTAGCGGCTTAATATTGCAGACTCCTCCAGAGAATGCCAACATGCAGCCTTTGCAGCCCGATCCGGTTGCCGTGAAGATGCTGCGTGATAAAGGTTTTTACATTTTGCCGCGGATCTCAGACAGTGTGCCATACAGCCAGGAATCGATGGAGCGCTTGCTTACCTTCTTCGAAGAGAATGGCGTAAAGCGCATCTTGTTTGATGGTGATGCTGTGAAAGGGTACAATGATAATGCAGAGATGAGAAGTCTCGATCAATTCGCACAGTTGCTGAACAAGCACAATATTGGTCTTGCAGCCATTGAGAACTTGAAGAAACCGCAGTCTGGATTCCAGACCCTTGCTTATAAAACGGATTACAACGTTACGCGTCTGTACTCGCTTAGTGATGGCGATGCCAATCTGGACGTAGACACGATCGCTGACCGTTTTGTACTGGCAACCAAAGACCGCAACATTCGTATGCTTTATATGAATGCATCGCCAAGTCGGAATACAGCCAAGGCCATGATTACAGATCCAATTGAGAATCTGATCAACAGCCTGGGTGAGCCGGGTCATGCGATAGAACGTATGGCGAAGCATGGCTTCGAACTCGGACAAGCTGAAGCATTCACAGTGAAGGATTCGTCGATTCAACGTTATGCCAAGCTGGTTGCTCTCGTTGGTGCGATTGCGATGATTGCACTTATGGTTTCTTATTTTATCCCACTACTGACCTTGATCGCATTTGTGGTTGCTTTGGTGGGCAGTGCAGGATTGTTCCTCTTGAAACCAACGCTGCTGGAGCAAGGAATAGCCTTGCTTGTGGCCATAGCGGCGCCGACCATAGCGATGGTGCTGGCCGTTCGTACCGTGAACTATCAGCAACAGCGTCAACCCGACGCATCTGCGGGTCGTCGTTTGAAACAGACTGTAGTTTTATATGTAAGAACGTCAATTATTTCGTTCCTGGCCGTACCATTTGTCATTGCGTTGCTTAACAGCATTACGTACAGTCTGGTGATTAACCAGTTCCGCGGCGTAAGTCTGTTGCACTTTGCACCTATGGCACTGGTAGCGATCTACATTGTGTTTTATCGTGGTTCTGGATCGTTCTCTATTAAGAAAATTAAAGAAATGCTTCGTATGCCAATTAATGTGTTAATGGTTGTATTGGCACTCGTTGCTGCCGTTGTTGGATACTATTACTTGAGCCGTACAGGCAACTCGGGATCAGTAACACCATTCGAGATGTTCCTGCGTACTACGCTGGAAGATACGTTCGGTGTACGTCCGAGATTCAAAGAATTTATGCTGGGACACCCGCTGTTTATCGTTGGCGTGTTCGCCGCTTTAAAATATCGTAAAGTCATCTTTGTGCTCATTATTGCAGCGATTGGACAATTGTCCATGGTGGATACGTTCGCGCATATCCATACGCCGGCTGTATTGTCACTCATTCGTGGAGTGATGGGATTGGGACTTGGCTTAATCTTCGGTATCATTGCTGTGGGTGTGTGGCAAGTAGCGGAAGGATGTTGGAAAAAATGGTCACCACTTCTCAAAAGTTAG
- the csaB gene encoding polysaccharide pyruvyl transferase CsaB produces MVTTSQKLVISGYYGFRNSGDEAVLKSILTALEEESQRSNITIEPIVLSGDPEWTTSMYGVRSVNRMKLKEVREALKESDGLISGGGSLLQDATGLKSIPYYLGVIKLAQMLKKPTFIYAQGIGPVNRKFFNPMIKSVFKACTYVSVRDEQSADYLRGLGLQWNQIHVVPDPVMGLPLPEAKVKSGAGAVSANDTPQANRVETASGAHTKLPVIGISVRFWESDRKELTAIAAGLKKLCSKRAVHLRFLPFHLPVDEQASRFLMEMLGDVTSKGSEISIAQDLTDPQLMLEEVSKCDLVIGMRLHSLIYAASQYVPPVGISYDPKIDQFLLRLDSEPAGDTSSLDGDKLAKTVVGLLDQRSQWLKEHEDGITELKQEAKVPAQQIINYLGRKG; encoded by the coding sequence ATGGTCACCACTTCTCAAAAGTTAGTCATCTCGGGGTATTACGGATTCCGCAATAGCGGAGACGAAGCGGTGCTAAAGTCAATTTTGACAGCACTGGAAGAGGAAAGCCAAAGGTCGAACATCACCATTGAACCTATTGTTCTCTCGGGTGACCCCGAGTGGACAACCTCCATGTACGGTGTGCGCTCCGTGAATCGTATGAAATTGAAGGAAGTCCGTGAAGCACTCAAGGAGAGCGACGGGTTAATCAGTGGCGGAGGAAGTCTATTGCAGGATGCAACTGGACTGAAATCCATTCCTTATTATCTGGGTGTGATTAAGCTGGCTCAGATGTTGAAAAAGCCGACCTTTATCTATGCACAGGGAATTGGTCCTGTGAATCGTAAATTTTTTAATCCGATGATCAAATCGGTCTTTAAGGCCTGCACCTATGTATCCGTTCGGGATGAACAATCTGCAGATTACCTACGTGGGCTCGGGCTACAGTGGAATCAGATCCATGTTGTACCCGACCCCGTAATGGGCTTGCCATTACCTGAAGCAAAAGTTAAGAGTGGAGCAGGTGCAGTTTCAGCAAATGATACTCCTCAAGCGAATCGAGTGGAAACTGCATCTGGAGCACACACCAAGCTTCCTGTGATCGGCATATCGGTTCGGTTCTGGGAGTCGGATCGTAAAGAGCTAACGGCTATTGCCGCTGGGTTAAAAAAGCTGTGTTCCAAAAGAGCCGTGCACTTGCGTTTTCTGCCATTCCATTTGCCAGTAGATGAACAGGCATCACGATTCCTTATGGAAATGCTCGGTGATGTGACCAGTAAAGGCAGTGAGATCAGCATCGCACAGGATCTGACCGACCCTCAGCTTATGCTGGAGGAAGTCAGCAAGTGTGATCTTGTCATCGGTATGCGTCTGCACAGTCTGATCTATGCAGCTTCGCAATATGTGCCACCGGTGGGTATCTCGTATGATCCGAAAATCGATCAATTCTTGCTTCGACTGGATAGTGAACCAGCAGGGGATACGAGCTCACTCGATGGCGACAAACTCGCCAAGACTGTCGTCGGATTGCTGGATCAACGATCACAGTGGCTGAAGGAACATGAAGATGGCATCACCGAATTGAAGCAGGAAGCCAAAGTGCCTGCACAGCAGATTATTAACTATTTAGGCCGCAAAGGATGA
- a CDS encoding S-layer homology domain-containing protein codes for MQQKKRPLVWIMLVTMVFSLFPQGLFGGSVASAADAFSTYFTPSDQTIRESSRLSLTFDPSKDNSNFLSRDLVYKSPTSSLTITGTFAMVSGSSLKVKVEQLKLVEVGTLKKWIPDETRSVITAITDSGSNRFTADNVALFSGFNKITFIGTQGNSSVESSDSFYVMYDPAPYIENFVLYTDRTVPGGGVSYNLNEGTETVVDTERVDFQGTVKNATQVSLSVNGAEPVDPPVTSDGSFFASQIKLLPGKNILKFKIEGQPNGIETERIVYYFDKTKPFIDLQVEIGTEKKSVLSRNEKATFTEANQTTAKLSGQVLIPYAEGSGKFADEGVVTVQGQTYNVIINANDEKLITGPDGRTVKYRIVSFTSNDVYDLTAGKNQSLTVKVAQGEFSAEYTTSYLYSPGSQDITNLYYLPNFKPGTAITSKVPLNGATLQEDKLYILVESSSSLNKTPEPVLKGAYLPSGLKTVDMTKVTNVSGLTDKQQVYEINGLASGKQQLRFSFSDAPEPELSKIVEVTYATISSIYVGSLQTGETYEFDSSAGKQYVNVEGELLGFKDLTALKAEMIVNGQLTATTATGLVTGPTLDVEPPTPIPVIEFPKTQKFKFSLPIKRNGPIYYGENTIELRAVVDDGGGRPKTITTLLKINVIDTYHSTISTFMPTRIPTSRESFDNSIISNYTQEKLSRIFAVTPDFIFKDEKYVTSEKEFDLVFRGAGAQNVNLSFGSKVIFSQTLNNDNVLQSKDTGGTADYTGSDFAGNQDAFIGRIRGLKFDAPGTQVYTLELINSTGARSTQRIEIVREPASYRILAPQPTVGDQIVVNKNFVRFDIEAEGATQVKIGKDIAEKRTDLNNRFVLDYVDLKADKENKVKIEITRPGGKINDTISIYYTSAVTTNSEYMAPKVANKYTAFNKNLQLSFPKGTVLQSQNSIGVTKFYPNNKLLFGIAEPKKGIVEKINDYGYDTEIGGENKPKIEIPLAVSGNFASSLDTGDFTLISDIYWINGGVGEQGSKSDSSYKPGTDGLTPYSMEGIFSTFASERILTPSSRGSLILNYDPSIVDDVGATITVFRLSDKTQAGTWVPIGGKVDTKKHTITVPFDEFGYYKVMKQSRSYADITNHPWARNYLNAMYAKGLMKPLKSNSFGADDRITRGEFATLLVKGMNIPITTPTQQTFSDVGKGTGAEIWNYEAIETAARVGIITGRSDGFFQPQLPISREDAAVMIARAMNAKLAANDDKLSQALGKSFLDSGSIEYYARPAIQAVTKAKIMDGSPVTVAGSKKAQFQFNPKGNMTRAEAAKIAVELLKKSTGLFPKTLS; via the coding sequence ATGCAACAAAAGAAACGGCCGTTGGTCTGGATCATGTTGGTCACCATGGTGTTCTCATTGTTCCCACAAGGTCTATTCGGTGGTTCCGTTGCTTCGGCAGCTGACGCATTTTCCACATACTTCACACCTTCGGATCAAACCATTCGGGAGAGCTCCAGACTCTCGCTAACTTTTGATCCATCGAAGGATAATTCCAATTTCCTATCCCGAGATTTGGTGTACAAGAGTCCTACCTCATCGTTGACAATTACAGGTACATTTGCAATGGTCAGTGGCTCTAGTCTCAAGGTAAAGGTCGAACAGCTGAAATTAGTGGAAGTAGGAACTCTTAAAAAGTGGATTCCAGACGAGACACGTTCTGTCATAACGGCTATTACTGATAGTGGAAGTAATCGCTTTACTGCAGATAATGTTGCGCTATTTTCAGGTTTTAACAAGATTACGTTTATTGGAACACAGGGTAACAGTTCTGTAGAAAGCTCCGATAGCTTCTATGTGATGTATGATCCAGCTCCTTATATTGAGAATTTTGTGCTTTATACAGATCGAACTGTTCCAGGTGGTGGTGTAAGCTACAACTTGAATGAGGGAACTGAGACGGTAGTTGATACCGAACGTGTCGATTTCCAAGGAACGGTTAAAAATGCAACACAGGTTTCGCTTTCAGTGAATGGTGCAGAGCCTGTTGATCCACCAGTTACTTCAGATGGCAGTTTTTTTGCATCACAGATTAAGTTGCTGCCAGGCAAAAATATCCTGAAGTTTAAAATTGAAGGTCAGCCTAACGGCATTGAAACAGAACGGATCGTGTATTACTTTGATAAAACTAAACCATTTATAGATCTTCAGGTAGAGATTGGTACTGAAAAAAAATCAGTACTGAGTAGAAACGAAAAGGCGACATTTACGGAAGCGAACCAAACCACAGCAAAGTTGTCTGGACAAGTGTTAATTCCTTATGCCGAAGGCAGTGGTAAATTCGCTGATGAAGGTGTAGTGACCGTTCAAGGACAGACCTACAACGTTATTATTAATGCTAATGATGAAAAGTTGATTACAGGGCCTGACGGAAGAACTGTAAAATATCGAATAGTATCATTTACGTCTAATGATGTATACGATTTGACTGCAGGCAAGAATCAATCGCTTACTGTAAAGGTAGCTCAGGGTGAATTCAGTGCAGAATATACAACCAGTTATTTATACTCGCCTGGTTCACAAGACATCACGAATCTGTACTACCTGCCTAACTTCAAACCAGGAACTGCAATTACGTCCAAAGTACCGCTTAACGGCGCGACATTACAAGAGGATAAACTGTATATTCTCGTAGAATCGAGTAGCTCACTTAATAAGACGCCAGAGCCTGTTCTTAAAGGAGCATATCTGCCATCAGGGCTTAAGACGGTGGATATGACAAAAGTTACGAATGTCTCAGGATTAACTGATAAACAACAAGTGTATGAAATTAATGGTCTTGCAAGTGGTAAGCAGCAACTTCGCTTCTCCTTCAGTGATGCGCCAGAGCCTGAGCTGTCTAAAATCGTTGAAGTTACCTATGCAACGATCAGTTCGATCTATGTTGGAAGCTTGCAAACAGGAGAAACCTATGAGTTTGACTCCTCTGCAGGGAAGCAATACGTGAATGTAGAGGGAGAATTGCTTGGCTTCAAAGATCTGACTGCATTGAAAGCAGAGATGATTGTGAATGGTCAATTGACTGCAACGACTGCCACAGGACTGGTGACGGGGCCTACTTTAGATGTTGAGCCTCCAACACCTATTCCTGTAATCGAGTTTCCAAAAACTCAAAAATTCAAATTCAGCTTACCGATCAAGCGGAATGGTCCGATATACTATGGAGAAAATACGATTGAACTTCGTGCCGTAGTTGATGATGGGGGCGGAAGGCCCAAAACAATTACAACCTTGCTGAAAATCAATGTGATCGATACTTATCATTCAACCATATCTACGTTTATGCCAACGCGTATTCCAACAAGCAGAGAGTCTTTTGATAATTCAATAATTAGCAATTACACACAAGAGAAGCTAAGCAGAATTTTTGCGGTGACTCCTGATTTTATCTTTAAAGATGAAAAATATGTTACGAGTGAAAAAGAGTTTGACTTGGTATTCAGAGGTGCTGGGGCCCAAAATGTAAATCTGAGCTTTGGATCAAAAGTCATTTTCAGCCAAACATTGAATAATGATAATGTGCTTCAGAGTAAAGATACTGGCGGAACGGCTGATTATACCGGATCAGACTTTGCGGGTAATCAAGATGCATTTATTGGCCGGATTCGCGGCTTGAAATTTGATGCGCCTGGAACACAAGTGTATACACTTGAGTTAATTAACAGCACAGGGGCTCGTTCTACTCAAAGAATCGAGATTGTACGTGAGCCAGCATCTTATCGGATTTTAGCTCCACAACCTACAGTAGGTGATCAGATCGTTGTTAATAAAAACTTTGTCCGCTTCGATATAGAAGCAGAAGGCGCAACTCAAGTGAAGATTGGTAAAGACATCGCTGAGAAACGTACAGACTTAAACAATCGTTTTGTGCTTGATTATGTAGATCTTAAGGCGGATAAAGAGAATAAAGTGAAGATTGAAATTACCCGTCCAGGCGGGAAAATTAATGATACGATCTCTATTTACTATACAAGTGCAGTAACGACAAATTCGGAGTATATGGCTCCGAAGGTTGCCAATAAATATACGGCGTTTAATAAAAACTTGCAGTTGTCTTTCCCGAAAGGAACTGTGTTACAATCTCAAAACTCAATCGGTGTAACAAAGTTTTATCCAAATAACAAACTGTTGTTTGGTATTGCGGAACCGAAAAAAGGGATTGTAGAGAAGATCAATGATTATGGTTATGACACCGAGATTGGTGGAGAGAATAAACCGAAAATTGAAATACCGCTTGCTGTCTCAGGGAATTTCGCATCTTCACTGGACACAGGTGACTTTACCTTAATCTCAGATATTTACTGGATTAATGGTGGAGTCGGTGAACAGGGTAGCAAAAGTGATAGTAGCTATAAACCAGGTACGGATGGTCTCACTCCTTACAGTATGGAAGGGATCTTCTCTACATTTGCTTCTGAGCGTATTCTCACACCGTCTAGTCGAGGATCATTAATTTTGAACTATGATCCGTCTATTGTGGATGATGTTGGTGCTACAATTACGGTATTCCGTCTTTCTGACAAAACACAGGCAGGTACATGGGTACCTATTGGCGGTAAAGTAGACACGAAAAAGCATACAATTACTGTTCCGTTTGATGAGTTTGGCTATTATAAAGTAATGAAACAAAGTAGAAGTTATGCGGATATTACGAACCATCCTTGGGCAAGAAACTACCTTAATGCCATGTATGCCAAAGGTCTGATGAAGCCATTGAAGAGTAACTCGTTTGGTGCAGATGATCGTATAACTCGTGGTGAGTTCGCAACGTTGCTGGTAAAAGGCATGAATATTCCAATTACAACGCCAACACAGCAGACCTTCAGTGATGTAGGAAAAGGTACGGGAGCGGAGATTTGGAACTATGAAGCTATTGAAACTGCAGCACGTGTAGGTATCATTACGGGACGCAGTGACGGCTTCTTCCAGCCACAGTTACCAATATCAAGAGAAGATGCCGCGGTAATGATTGCCCGCGCCATGAATGCTAAACTGGCTGCTAATGACGACAAACTGTCGCAAGCATTAGGTAAGTCATTTTTGGATTCTGGTTCAATCGAATATTATGCACGACCAGCTATACAAGCCGTAACCAAAGCCAAAATAATGGATGGAAGTCCGGTTACAGTGGCTGGATCTAAGAAAGCACAATTCCAATTCAATCCAAAAGGGAACATGACTCGCGCAGAAGCAGCGAAGATTGCTGTGGAATTGCTCAAAAAGAGCACAGGTCTATTCCCTAAAACATTGAGTTGA
- a CDS encoding MraY family glycosyltransferase has protein sequence MVAIFIIGFIVSMGLALALTPLVKKFAVRIGAMDTPNARKVHTRIMPRLGGLGIFLAFIITVAALLPFVSAWFTTRDMSFVSAFLIGGTIIVLIGALDDRFELSAKVKLLGQIVAASVVVFGFNIRVDFVNIPFQDSYSSLEAWVSIPLTILWIVGVTNAINLIDGLDGLAAGVSGIAIGTIAVMSFLMGNMMIALMCLVLLGSIIGFLFFNFHPAKIFMGDTGSLFLGFSLAMLSMLGFKQIAVVSFITPLIIIGVPLSDTFFAIIRRAVQRKPIFSPDKGHLHHCLRELGFSHRQTVLIIYGIAAFFGVLAIIQSSAAMFEANWVTFVVICIMMFFLQVGAEVIGLVSKTRRPVINFLMRMRVKMSPETRSKS, from the coding sequence ATGGTAGCGATCTTTATCATTGGATTTATCGTGTCAATGGGACTGGCTCTTGCCCTGACACCGCTTGTCAAAAAGTTCGCAGTCCGCATTGGCGCGATGGATACGCCGAATGCACGTAAAGTACACACACGGATCATGCCGCGTCTTGGCGGTCTGGGGATATTCCTGGCCTTTATTATTACAGTTGCTGCATTGCTTCCGTTTGTATCGGCATGGTTCACGACTCGGGATATGAGTTTTGTCAGTGCGTTTCTGATTGGTGGAACCATTATCGTATTGATTGGAGCACTTGATGATCGGTTTGAGCTCTCAGCCAAAGTGAAGTTGCTTGGTCAGATCGTTGCTGCTTCTGTCGTTGTATTCGGATTTAATATCCGGGTAGATTTCGTTAACATTCCTTTTCAGGATTCCTATTCTTCACTCGAAGCTTGGGTATCCATTCCGCTGACGATCTTATGGATCGTTGGTGTAACCAATGCGATTAACTTGATTGATGGTCTGGATGGTCTGGCTGCCGGTGTATCCGGTATTGCGATTGGTACCATTGCCGTGATGTCCTTCCTGATGGGTAACATGATGATCGCCTTGATGTGTCTTGTACTGTTGGGTAGTATTATCGGATTCCTGTTCTTCAACTTCCACCCGGCCAAGATCTTCATGGGGGATACGGGATCACTATTCCTAGGTTTCTCTCTGGCGATGTTATCCATGCTCGGATTCAAACAAATTGCTGTCGTGTCCTTCATTACACCGTTGATCATCATCGGCGTGCCGCTCTCGGATACTTTCTTTGCGATCATTCGTCGTGCGGTACAACGGAAACCGATTTTCTCACCGGATAAGGGTCACCTGCATCACTGCTTGCGTGAACTTGGATTCAGTCACCGTCAGACGGTGCTGATCATATACGGAATTGCCGCATTCTTCGGAGTTTTGGCGATTATCCAATCTTCCGCTGCCATGTTTGAAGCCAACTGGGTAACATTTGTGGTCATCTGCATCATGATGTTCTTCCTCCAGGTAGGAGCAGAAGTCATCGGGCTTGTTAGCAAAACGAGAAGACCGGTTATCAACTTCCTGATGCGCATGCGCGTCAAGATGAGCCCAGAGACTCGTTCGAAATCATAA